ttactactatttttatgtttttcttttagatGACAATAACCCATAGAtgaaaagaaaattatgttgaacaaaaaagaGTGAAGGCTTGAATAGGTCAGCGGTCTGATAAAATAAAGCCCAAGCACAGATTGCAAACTTGACTCTGAAGCAATTTCAATGCATCTTGCATTGCACAACAGAGACTAAGTTCGACTatgttaattagttttaaaatatcaaaatttaaaatttttagtttaggcattagttttgaagtgtaaattggactttttgaagtgaaaagtggaaTCTAACCTCCTTTTTGgagacttttatttgtaaaaaatttgggagaagacagttttgggctatgcctgttgtcttttcccaatcatattttaattatgattgtgattgtgaataaaataattaaaataaaatgtttacctATTCATAACAACGTAAACAATCATAATTTCAGCTATGACCTATGTTAAGATAAACAAATTTACGATGCATAAGTTTAAGACAAGTTTGGTATTATATATGTGTggcatagaaaaaaaaatatgtatagcCTATCAGAAACTAATGGCATTACGATATTATTCATGGTTATTAATTCATCCATTTGTGGAATTTGAACCTACAATATTGGTGAAACACAGTAAGCTTAGTAATCTTAATTGAGCTGTGGTAGCACCAGTgaggatagaaagagagagctaCTCTCTGGGTAGCACCAGTAAGTGCTTACAttgctattcattcattcacacaaTGATATGATATTTACATCCTAACTAAGCGTTTTATAATCAAGTCACCAACTATATAACAGCAGTGTGAGAGCGTTCAACTGCAGGCCACAtacgaatatatatatatatatatacacatatataccTGCATAAGCTGCATATGCTGCATATGCTGTATTTGTATTATTGAAGCTAAATTGCCTACTGGGCTCAGAATTACTTTGAGTAATTCTACTGTAGGAACGTGGGAAACTATTCATGAGAGattgatataaatattgtatCTGTCTGCCATAGATAGTTGGCGCTACACTTCTTGATGATAGTATAAAGAGGAATATCGACAATAATGCAATTACTATGACCTAGAATTGTGTGAATATTGCGAACATTGGAAAATTGAAGGTCCCTTATAAGATCATAATATCGTATATTTTAGTAAATTCAAGTTCGGAAAAACAAACCACGTCTGGTTCCGTATCTTCTCCAATCTACGATTCTCAGATTGCCGCTATTTAGTAGTCGCAACAACTAAGTAGAAACAACTCTCTTCATTCAAAAGTAGCTTTTCTATATTAATGTACTTATAGTGTAGCCTAATAACTGGGTGATTCACTTctattttgttataaaaaatgtcatagaGTTGAAGATATTAAGATGATTATAGAtattagaatatatatatatatatatatatatatatacatatatatatatatatacatatatatatatatatatatatatatacatatatatatatatatacatatatatatatatatatatacatatatatatatatatacatatatatatatatacatatatatatatatatatatatatacatatatatatatatatacatatatatatatatatatacatatatatatatatacatatatatatatataatatatatatatatattatatatatatatatacatacatacatacatacatacatacatacatacatacatacatacatacatacatacatacatacatacatacatacatacatacatacatacatacatacatacatacatacatacatacatacatacatacatacatacatacatacatacatacatacatacatacatacatacatacatacatacatacatacatacatacatacatacatacatacatacatacatacatacatacatacatacatacatacatacatacatacatacatacatacatacatacatacatacatacatacatacatacatacatacatacatacatacatacatacatacatacatacatacatacatacatacatacatacatacatacatacatacatacatacatacatacatacatacatacatacatacatacatacatacatacatacatacatacatacatacatacatacatacatacatacatacatacatacatacatacatacatacatacatacatacatacatacatacatacatacatacatacatacatacatacatacatacatacatacatacatacatacatacatacatacatacatacatacatacatattatatatatatatataatatatatatatatacatatatatatatatacatatatatatatatatacatatatatatatatacatatatatatatatatacatatatatatatatatacatatatatatatatatacatatatatatatatacatatatatatatatatatacatatatatatatatacatatatatatatatattatatatatatatatacatatatatatatataatatatatatatatattatatatatatatatatatatatacatatatatatatatacatatatatatatatatatacatatatatatatatatacatatatatatatatatatacatatatatatatatacatatatatatatatatattatatatatatatattatatatatatatatacatatatatatatatacatatatatatatatacatatatatatatatattatatatatatatatacatatatatatatatatattatatatatatatatacatatatatatatatacatatatatatatatatatacatatatatatatatattatatatatatatatacatatatatatatatacatatatatatatatatatacatatatatatatatacatatatatatatatattatatatatatatatacatatatatatatatatacatatatatatatatacatatatatatatatatacatatatatatatatacatatatatatatataatatatatatatatacatatatatatatatacatatatatatatatacatatatatatatatatacatatatatatatatacatatatatatatatatacatatatatatatatacatatatatatatatacatatatatatatataatatatatatatatacatatatatatatatatatatacatatatatatatatacatatatatatatatacatatatatatatatatatacatatatatatatatatacatatatatatatataatatatatatatatacatatatatatatatatacatatatatatatatattatatatatatatatacatatatatatatatacatatatatatatatattatatatatatatataatatatatatatatacatatatatatatataatatatatatatatattatatatatatatatacatatatatatatatacaggatGAATTTGTTGGTTGGGGAAAGATGCTCGTTGACGTACACAGAGGTTGGGGGCCAGTTGATGGATAGCGAAGCAGCTGTCAGTTTCTTGCGATTGGCCCGTGCAGCTCCTATCCACGAAGACTTGTAGTCTCTAGATATGAACTTGACAATTATAGGTGGATTGGGACGTTCGTTAGTCACGCCTAAGCGGTGCACGGTTGAAATAAAGTTTATGTTGTAGTTGACATCAATAACGGCAGCGATTCTGTCCAACAAACCATATAAATCTTCACCTCGGTTGTACGGAACACCTGTAATTTCTATGTTGTCTTTTCTGCTAAACTGTTCCATATCTTTGATTTTGTCATCAAGAAGATGAACAGTCTTTTTCAGCTTGTCATTTTCTTccctaattttcaaaaactccgACTTATGTGATTCATTATCAGATGCAAGCAGTGCGAGAGTGTCCTGCATTTTGTTGATAGCGCTATTGACACCTACTAGTTTTGACAGATTGTTGATATAGATTAGGAATAGCAGTGGCCCAAGGGTGCTTCCCTGGACTACCCCATACTCAACATTCTCTTTATCACTATTTTCACCATTTATGCAAACTGATTGCTGTCGATTGTGAAAGTAACTCTTAAACCATCGGAGAGAGATATTTTTTATCCCCaatgattcaagtttttttattaaaattctcctgtcaactgtatcaaaggcttttgccaaGTCCAAAAAGGTTATCAGTACTTTTCTTCTTGATTTAATACTACTTGAGATAGCCCTAGACATATTGAAAAGAGTATCAGATGTATTTTTGGACTTTTGAAAACCATACTGTGAGTTGGAGATGAGATTGTACTCGTTTAAATACTTAGTCAGTTGTATTTTTATACACTTTTCGATTATTTTAGATAATGTTGCCAACAAagaaataggtctgtaattGGAGAATATGCCTTTGGGGCCTGATTTATAAATAGGTATTACTCTGGCTGTTTTGAGAGCGCAAGGAAAGTGTCCAACCAGAATGCTTAAATTGACTATATGTAGGATAGGATGTATTAATatgtcaatattgtttttaatcacTCTAGTAGGGATTCCATCACAACCTGGAGCTGATCGCCCTTTCAAACTCTTCACTACCTCCTCCAATTCCTGCCTTGAGACCGGTTGCAGTTGAAATTCAGAGTCCGCAGCATGTTCATCATCTCTCACTACTGGTGCATCCTGGGTTATTATAGAATTTGCTAGGTTTGTCCCAACTTTggcaaaatattgattaaattggTTGGCAATTTCTTTAGTTTTTTGAGAGTCGATGACTTCACCAGGGCGGGAGAATGCACTAACGGGGAATGATTTACTATTATCTATACGACCTGAGATTTCGTTTATAACCGACCAAAATTTTCTAGGGTTACCAGTCgcttcttcaactttgtttttgtaatagttATACTTGGCTCGCTTGATTGCTGAATGTAGcatatttctatattgagtAAACTCATTTCTAAGGAGATAGTTAAATGGTTGTCTATTGAGTTTTTTTCTGAGTTTATCACGATGTCGAATAGAATTTACTAGTCCAGCAGTTATCCATGGTTTGAGTTGAGTATTTCTAGATGAAACTTTTACTTCATGTGATTTTTCGGCAATTATGTTTTGTAccgattcaatgaaaatatctgTTGCATTGTCAACGTTGTTTTGTTCAATGACTCTATTCCAATTGTGACTAGAAAGTGtgttcctcacctttttccagTCTGTTTTAATAATGACTCTATCTGTATTAGGCGGCTTATGAGTTTTTGTCGATAATATATTCAAGCAAATAGCATAGTGATCGGTAACCGAGGActgcagaataacagaagatgcattgAAGAAACGCGGAAGCTTGACAAAAAAGTGGTCAATACAGGTTCCGCTGGCCGGCCGTGTAACCTTGTCAATACAGGGCACAAATCCTGCGTCACTCAAAATATCGATATAATGCTCCTCAACAGAGCCAGGGGCAACATTCAACGTATCGCAATTG
The window above is part of the Nilaparvata lugens isolate BPH unplaced genomic scaffold, ASM1435652v1 scaffold5156, whole genome shotgun sequence genome. Proteins encoded here:
- the LOC120355898 gene encoding uncharacterized protein LOC120355898, whose amino-acid sequence is MIRESFDELDVSLIRCTECADIFDFHGKFSNRDSMGNGSGMGFSVIHQNIRSYRRNFDEFSTVLQGLGHKFNCIILTEAWLNDDSHPINISGYHSFRSFNNLNQSDGLVVYIDEGLPVTCNELVLGGLATCLSLTFTWAGAACEILAVYRSPSTNLTTFINALNVYCNEQSPGVVRILAGDFNCDTLNVAPGSVEEHYIDILSDAGFVPCIDKVTRPASGTCIDHFFVKLPRFFNASSVILQSSVTDHYAICLNILSTKTHKPPNTDRVIIKTDWKKVRNTLSSHNWNRVIEQNNVDNATDIFIESVQNIIAEKSHEVKVSSRNTQLKPWITAGLVNSIRHRDKLRKKLNRQPFNYLLRNEFTQYRNMLHSAIKRAKYNYYKNKVEEATGNPRKFWSVINEISGRIDNSKSFPVSAFSRPGEVIDSQKTKEIANQFNQYFAKVGTNLANSIITQDAPVVRDDEHAADSEFQLQPVSRQELEEVVKSLKGRSAPGCDGIPTRVIKNNIDILIHPILHIVNLSILVGHFPCALKTARVIPIYKSGPKGIFSNYRPISLLATLSKIIEKCIKIQLTKYLNEYNLISNSQYGFQKSKNTSDTLFNMSRAISSSIKSRRKVLITFLDLAKAFDTVDRRILIKKLESLGIKNISLRWFKSYFHNRQQSVCINGENSDKENVEYGVVQGSTLGPLLFLIYINNLSKLVGVNSAINKMQDTLALLASDNESHKSEFLKIREENDKLKKTVHLLDDKIKDMEQFSRKDNIEITGVPYNRGEDLYGLLDRIAAVIDVNYNINFISTVHRLGVTNERPNPPIIVKFISRDYKSSWIGAARANRKKLTAASLSINWPPTSVYVNEHLSPTNKFILSFNNLNQSDGLVVYIDEGLPVTCNELVLGGLATCLSLTFTWAGAACEILAVYRSPSTNLTTFINALNVYCNEQSPGVVRILAGDFNCDTLNVAPGSVEEHYIDILSDAGFVPCIDK